TGCGCTCAACCACAGTCCTGTGGCTGCGAAATTCTGCAAGGGTTTTTGCTGCCCCGTGCTGCTGGGCCCGAATGATCAGGCTCGTGGGAGCGCATTTTTCGTCGCTCATTGATTCGGGTTGAGCGACGGTTAACCCCGTGTATTTTCAAGTAATTGCAATACGTCCGTAAATCGTTGCAACGAGCCGATCGGTTTCTGAATCGCTCCATGCAAGCCACTCGCTTATGAGACCCCAACAAGGGCTACAGACACCGGTAACCTCAGCTATTTAGGTTCACGCCAGCCGGCGTTTGCCAGGGACTCTCTGCGTGCTCGGTTGCTCGTGCCAGGGTTAACGCAGCCTACGACCCTATCAGAAGGGGAATCGACGCAGAAACCCCTTTAGACCGTGGTTTTTTGGCGCACCACCCGGCACCGACCAACACAGGCACTTGGCACATATACCATTCGGTGCCCTTCAAAGATCTCAGGGAAACGCCCCGAAAATCTGTGGATAATATAACAGTGTTAACAGATTACGACAACTGCAGAACCAAGCAATGAATCAGACTTTTTCTCCGCGTAAACCGAGCGTACGCTACCTGGCCATTGAAAACAGCCACGCCGGGCGTCGGATCGACAATATGCTTATTAGTGAGCTTAAAGGAGTACCGAAGAGCCGTATCTACCGCATGCTCAGAACGGGAGAAGTGCGAGTGAATCGGGCGAGGGTGCGCCAGGATTACCGTCTAAAGGCGGGCGATGTTGTGCGGATACCGCCTGTGCGCACAAAAGTGGGCAAGGCACAATCCGACCCCCCGGCGCGACTGTGTCGGCAGATCGATCACAGCGTTCTCTTTGAAGATGAGCGGCTTCTTGTGCTCAACAAGCCAACAGGAATTGCCGTCCACGGTGGTAGTGGTTTGAAGTTTGGCATTATTCAGGTCCTGCGGGCAGCGAGACCCAATATCGACCGTTTGGAACTGGTCCATCGCCTTGATCGGGGTACATCGGGCTGTTTAATCATTGCGAAAGAGCCACGCGTGCTGCGCCAGCTCCATAAAATGCTACGTGATGGGCAGATTGACAAGCATTATCTCGCACTGCTTGGCGGTCGTTGGCGCGGCAAGGAAAGAAAAGTGACGGGAACATTACGGAAGAATGTCCAGCGATCGGGTGAGCGCATGGTGGAAGTGCGATCAGATGGAAAGTTGGCGGTCAGTGTATTTATGCCAACGGCGCGATACCAAGATATGACCCTGGTGGAGATTAAACTCTCGACCGGGCGAACACATCAGATCCGCGTCCACGCTGCACTTATCAATCACCCTGTTGCCGGTGATCGGAAATATGGCGATTGGGAAGTCAATCGTCAGGCCCGGGGATACGGCCTAAAGCGCTTGTTCTTGCACGCAAACAGACTAAGCTTCAGACTCCCTGAGCACGGTGACCGTATCTCTGTCGAGGCGCCGTTGCCCCAGGACCTATCCGAAGTGTTAGACAGGTTGCAAGGTGGGTAGCGGCCGCGATTTTCGCCTGTTGGTTTTTGATTGGGACGGCACGCTCATGGACTCGGAGGCGCGTATTGTGTCAGCGATGCAGACAGCAATTGCTGAGGCGAAGCTTCCACCGCCAAGCAACCGACAGGTACGCAACATCATCGGATTGGGGCTGGACGACGCAATTCGCCAACTTTACCCGGAGACTAAGGCGCATATTCGAGACCACCTTGCGGAATGCTATCGCGTTCATTTCCGCCACGCAGATAGCGTTTCAACACCACTGTTTCCTGGTGCGAGGGAAACCCTGCATACGCTGCATGTCACGGGTTATCTTTTAGGGGTTGCCACAGGTAAAAGCCGGCGCGGTTTGAACCGTGCGTTTGAAGAAACTGGGGTTGGACCGCTGTTTCATGCATCGCAATGTGCCGATGAGGCATTCTCAAAGCCGCACCCAC
This window of the Gammaproteobacteria bacterium genome carries:
- a CDS encoding RluA family pseudouridine synthase, with amino-acid sequence MNQTFSPRKPSVRYLAIENSHAGRRIDNMLISELKGVPKSRIYRMLRTGEVRVNRARVRQDYRLKAGDVVRIPPVRTKVGKAQSDPPARLCRQIDHSVLFEDERLLVLNKPTGIAVHGGSGLKFGIIQVLRAARPNIDRLELVHRLDRGTSGCLIIAKEPRVLRQLHKMLRDGQIDKHYLALLGGRWRGKERKVTGTLRKNVQRSGERMVEVRSDGKLAVSVFMPTARYQDMTLVEIKLSTGRTHQIRVHAALINHPVAGDRKYGDWEVNRQARGYGLKRLFLHANRLSFRLPEHGDRISVEAPLPQDLSEVLDRLQGG
- a CDS encoding HAD-IA family hydrolase; the encoded protein is MGSGRDFRLLVFDWDGTLMDSEARIVSAMQTAIAEAKLPPPSNRQVRNIIGLGLDDAIRQLYPETKAHIRDHLAECYRVHFRHADSVSTPLFPGARETLHTLHVTGYLLGVATGKSRRGLNRAFEETGVGPLFHASQCADEAFSKPHPQMLKAIMDKLGVDTQDTLVIGDSEYDLQMANNAGTACLAVSYGVQSPEHLLKYKPLDVLENIVALPEWLIRIKA